A portion of the Ricinus communis isolate WT05 ecotype wild-type chromosome 10, ASM1957865v1, whole genome shotgun sequence genome contains these proteins:
- the LOC8274884 gene encoding uncharacterized protein LOC8274884 isoform X2: MASCDDDFSLLSDDNHHNHHQTNPNHQHHHHHILHHHQPYAPHRFPAKSPPIHAAPQSILPSAIADGSTTGGVEEPEEEEEEEEDNESDSPFPEVNPFSDNNSNVRTTATTTTEKRRETTEDKNNSDGCNNNPYSNSYKKARQATASSSEYRKDREEWSDAAIECLLDAYTEKFTQLNRGNLRGRDWEEVAVIVSERCQKQSKTVEQCKNKVDNLKKRYKLERHRMSNGGLSVSHWPWFKKMEEIVGNSLPVKVVHDEFKGLGAGAASGTGVGQSKRYATATASPVSQTNAMKSKSISNARWRRVVLKISGVALAGTGPNNIDPKVMMMIAREVAIACHLGVEVAIVIGGRNFFCGDTWVTATGLDRRTAYQIGMMASVMNSVLLQSAIEKAGVKTRVQTAFAMQEVAEPYNRQRAIRHLEKGRVVIFGGIGAGTGNPLFSTDTAAALQASEIHAEAVLKGTNVDGVYDCHSRDNGVTFEHISFRDLVSRGATSMDMMALTCCEENGIPGCVALIS, from the exons ATGGCTTCCTGTGACGACGATTTCTCTCTCCTCAGTGACGATAACCACCATAACCACCACCAAACAAACCCTAACCACCAGCATCACCACCACCACAtcctccaccaccaccaacCCTATGCCCCTCACCGTTTCCCAGCGAAATCACCTCCAATCCACGCGGCACCTCAATCTATACTACCTTCCGCTATCGCCGACGGATCTACCACCGGTGGCGTGGAAGAacctgaagaagaagaagaagaagaggaagataaCGAGAGCGATTCACCTTTTCCAGAGGTAAATCCCTTCAGCGACAACAATTCAAATGTACGGACAacagcaacaacaacaacagaaaaaagaagagaaacaaCAGAAGATAAGAACAATAGCGACGGATGCAACAACAATCCGTACAGCAACAGTTATAAAAAAGCAAGACAGGCAACAGCATCATCATCAGAGTATAGAAAAGATAGAGAAGAGTGGAGCGATGCGGCAATAGAGTGTCTATTAGATGCATATACGGAGAAGTTTACTCAGCTAAATAGAGGGAATTTGAGAGGGAGAGATTGGGAAGAGGTAGCGGTTATTGTGAGTGAGAGATGTCAAAAACAGAGTAAAACTGTTGAGCAGTGTAAAAATAAGGTtgataatttgaaaaaaaggtATAAGTTAGAGAGACATAGAATGAGTAATGGCGGTTTATCGGTCAGTCATTGGCCTTGGTTTAAGAAAATGGAGGAAATTGTTGGCAATTCTTTGCCTGTGAAGGTTGTTCATGATGAATTTAAAGGTCTTGGTGCTGGTGCTGCTTCTGGAACTGGAGTTGGGCAATCCAAGAG ATATGCAACAGCAACAGCAAGCCCTGTAAGTCAAACAAATGCCATGAAGTCCAAATCCATTTCTAATGCCAGATGGCGTAGAGTAGTTTTGAAAATCAGTGGTGTTGCTCTTGCCGGTACTGGTCCTAACAATATTGACCCAAAG gtgatgatgatgattgcAAGAGAAGTTGCAATTGCCTGCCACCTAGGTGTAGAG GTTGCAATTGTCATTGGTGGTCGTAATTTCTTTTGTGGAGACACGTGGGTGACTGCAACAGGTTTAGATAGACGTACTGCATATCAAATAGG TATGATGGCAAGTGTGATGAACTCTGTATTGCTCCAGTCAGCGATAGAGAAGGCAGGTGTTAAAACACGTGTGCAGACTGCATTTGCAATGCAAGAGGTTGCTGAACCATATAATAGGCAACGAGCTATTCGACATCTTGAGAAAGGCAGAGTAGTCATATTTGGTGGAATTGGTGCTGGGACTGGAAATCCGCTCTTTTCCACTGACACTGCTGCAGCTCTTCAAGCTTCAGAGA TTCATGCTGAGGCAGTCCTGAAAGGTACTAATGTTGATGGTGTCTATGATTGCCATTCCCGAGACAACGGTGTCACTTTTGAGCATATTTCCTTTAGGGACTTGGTCTCGAGAGGTGCCACATCAATGGACATGATGGCACTGACCTGTTGTGAAGAGAATGGCATTCCTGGTTG CGTAGCTTTAATTTCCTGA
- the LOC8274884 gene encoding uncharacterized protein LOC8274884 isoform X3 yields the protein MASCDDDFSLLSDDNHHNHHQTNPNHQHHHHHILHHHQPYAPHRFPAKSPPIHAAPQSILPSAIADGSTTGGVEEPEEEEEEEEDNESDSPFPEVNPFSDNNSNVRTTATTTTEKRRETTEDKNNSDGCNNNPYSNSYKKARQATASSSEYRKDREEWSDAAIECLLDAYTEKFTQLNRGNLRGRDWEEVAVIVSERCQKQSKTVEQCKNKVDNLKKRYKLERHRMSNGGLSVSHWPWFKKMEEIVGNSLPVKVVHDEFKGLGAGAASGTGVGQSKRYATATASPVSQTNAMKSKSISNARWRRVVLKISGVALAGTGPNNIDPKVMMMIAREVAIACHLGVEVAIVIGGRNFFCGDTWVTATGLDRRTAYQIGMMASVMNSVLLQSAIEKAGVKTRVQTAFAMQEVAEPYNRQRAIRHLEKGRVVIFGGIGAGTGNPLFSTDTAAALQASEIHAEAVLKGTNVDGVYDCHSRDNGVTFEHISFRDLVSRGATSMDMMALTCCEENGIPGCCGL from the exons ATGGCTTCCTGTGACGACGATTTCTCTCTCCTCAGTGACGATAACCACCATAACCACCACCAAACAAACCCTAACCACCAGCATCACCACCACCACAtcctccaccaccaccaacCCTATGCCCCTCACCGTTTCCCAGCGAAATCACCTCCAATCCACGCGGCACCTCAATCTATACTACCTTCCGCTATCGCCGACGGATCTACCACCGGTGGCGTGGAAGAacctgaagaagaagaagaagaagaggaagataaCGAGAGCGATTCACCTTTTCCAGAGGTAAATCCCTTCAGCGACAACAATTCAAATGTACGGACAacagcaacaacaacaacagaaaaaagaagagaaacaaCAGAAGATAAGAACAATAGCGACGGATGCAACAACAATCCGTACAGCAACAGTTATAAAAAAGCAAGACAGGCAACAGCATCATCATCAGAGTATAGAAAAGATAGAGAAGAGTGGAGCGATGCGGCAATAGAGTGTCTATTAGATGCATATACGGAGAAGTTTACTCAGCTAAATAGAGGGAATTTGAGAGGGAGAGATTGGGAAGAGGTAGCGGTTATTGTGAGTGAGAGATGTCAAAAACAGAGTAAAACTGTTGAGCAGTGTAAAAATAAGGTtgataatttgaaaaaaaggtATAAGTTAGAGAGACATAGAATGAGTAATGGCGGTTTATCGGTCAGTCATTGGCCTTGGTTTAAGAAAATGGAGGAAATTGTTGGCAATTCTTTGCCTGTGAAGGTTGTTCATGATGAATTTAAAGGTCTTGGTGCTGGTGCTGCTTCTGGAACTGGAGTTGGGCAATCCAAGAG ATATGCAACAGCAACAGCAAGCCCTGTAAGTCAAACAAATGCCATGAAGTCCAAATCCATTTCTAATGCCAGATGGCGTAGAGTAGTTTTGAAAATCAGTGGTGTTGCTCTTGCCGGTACTGGTCCTAACAATATTGACCCAAAG gtgatgatgatgattgcAAGAGAAGTTGCAATTGCCTGCCACCTAGGTGTAGAG GTTGCAATTGTCATTGGTGGTCGTAATTTCTTTTGTGGAGACACGTGGGTGACTGCAACAGGTTTAGATAGACGTACTGCATATCAAATAGG TATGATGGCAAGTGTGATGAACTCTGTATTGCTCCAGTCAGCGATAGAGAAGGCAGGTGTTAAAACACGTGTGCAGACTGCATTTGCAATGCAAGAGGTTGCTGAACCATATAATAGGCAACGAGCTATTCGACATCTTGAGAAAGGCAGAGTAGTCATATTTGGTGGAATTGGTGCTGGGACTGGAAATCCGCTCTTTTCCACTGACACTGCTGCAGCTCTTCAAGCTTCAGAGA TTCATGCTGAGGCAGTCCTGAAAGGTACTAATGTTGATGGTGTCTATGATTGCCATTCCCGAGACAACGGTGTCACTTTTGAGCATATTTCCTTTAGGGACTTGGTCTCGAGAGGTGCCACATCAATGGACATGATGGCACTGACCTGTTGTGAAGAGAATGGCATTCCTGGTTG TTGTGGTCTTTAA
- the LOC8274884 gene encoding uncharacterized protein LOC8274884 isoform X1, with protein sequence MASCDDDFSLLSDDNHHNHHQTNPNHQHHHHHILHHHQPYAPHRFPAKSPPIHAAPQSILPSAIADGSTTGGVEEPEEEEEEEEDNESDSPFPEVNPFSDNNSNVRTTATTTTEKRRETTEDKNNSDGCNNNPYSNSYKKARQATASSSEYRKDREEWSDAAIECLLDAYTEKFTQLNRGNLRGRDWEEVAVIVSERCQKQSKTVEQCKNKVDNLKKRYKLERHRMSNGGLSVSHWPWFKKMEEIVGNSLPVKVVHDEFKGLGAGAASGTGVGQSKRYATATASPVSQTNAMKSKSISNARWRRVVLKISGVALAGTGPNNIDPKVMMMIAREVAIACHLGVEVAIVIGGRNFFCGDTWVTATGLDRRTAYQIGMMASVMNSVLLQSAIEKAGVKTRVQTAFAMQEVAEPYNRQRAIRHLEKGRVVIFGGIGAGTGNPLFSTDTAAALQASEIHAEAVLKGTNVDGVYDCHSRDNGVTFEHISFRDLVSRGATSMDMMALTCCEENGIPVVVFNLLEPGNISKALCGEQVGTLIDQTGSLG encoded by the exons ATGGCTTCCTGTGACGACGATTTCTCTCTCCTCAGTGACGATAACCACCATAACCACCACCAAACAAACCCTAACCACCAGCATCACCACCACCACAtcctccaccaccaccaacCCTATGCCCCTCACCGTTTCCCAGCGAAATCACCTCCAATCCACGCGGCACCTCAATCTATACTACCTTCCGCTATCGCCGACGGATCTACCACCGGTGGCGTGGAAGAacctgaagaagaagaagaagaagaggaagataaCGAGAGCGATTCACCTTTTCCAGAGGTAAATCCCTTCAGCGACAACAATTCAAATGTACGGACAacagcaacaacaacaacagaaaaaagaagagaaacaaCAGAAGATAAGAACAATAGCGACGGATGCAACAACAATCCGTACAGCAACAGTTATAAAAAAGCAAGACAGGCAACAGCATCATCATCAGAGTATAGAAAAGATAGAGAAGAGTGGAGCGATGCGGCAATAGAGTGTCTATTAGATGCATATACGGAGAAGTTTACTCAGCTAAATAGAGGGAATTTGAGAGGGAGAGATTGGGAAGAGGTAGCGGTTATTGTGAGTGAGAGATGTCAAAAACAGAGTAAAACTGTTGAGCAGTGTAAAAATAAGGTtgataatttgaaaaaaaggtATAAGTTAGAGAGACATAGAATGAGTAATGGCGGTTTATCGGTCAGTCATTGGCCTTGGTTTAAGAAAATGGAGGAAATTGTTGGCAATTCTTTGCCTGTGAAGGTTGTTCATGATGAATTTAAAGGTCTTGGTGCTGGTGCTGCTTCTGGAACTGGAGTTGGGCAATCCAAGAG ATATGCAACAGCAACAGCAAGCCCTGTAAGTCAAACAAATGCCATGAAGTCCAAATCCATTTCTAATGCCAGATGGCGTAGAGTAGTTTTGAAAATCAGTGGTGTTGCTCTTGCCGGTACTGGTCCTAACAATATTGACCCAAAG gtgatgatgatgattgcAAGAGAAGTTGCAATTGCCTGCCACCTAGGTGTAGAG GTTGCAATTGTCATTGGTGGTCGTAATTTCTTTTGTGGAGACACGTGGGTGACTGCAACAGGTTTAGATAGACGTACTGCATATCAAATAGG TATGATGGCAAGTGTGATGAACTCTGTATTGCTCCAGTCAGCGATAGAGAAGGCAGGTGTTAAAACACGTGTGCAGACTGCATTTGCAATGCAAGAGGTTGCTGAACCATATAATAGGCAACGAGCTATTCGACATCTTGAGAAAGGCAGAGTAGTCATATTTGGTGGAATTGGTGCTGGGACTGGAAATCCGCTCTTTTCCACTGACACTGCTGCAGCTCTTCAAGCTTCAGAGA TTCATGCTGAGGCAGTCCTGAAAGGTACTAATGTTGATGGTGTCTATGATTGCCATTCCCGAGACAACGGTGTCACTTTTGAGCATATTTCCTTTAGGGACTTGGTCTCGAGAGGTGCCACATCAATGGACATGATGGCACTGACCTGTTGTGAAGAGAATGGCATTCCTG TTGTGGTCTTTAACCTTCTTGAGCCTGGAAACATCTCAAAAGCTTTGTGTGGAGAGCAAGTTGGCACTCTGATTGATCAAACTGGATCTCTTGGCTGA
- the LOC8274885 gene encoding leucine-rich repeat receptor-like protein kinase PXC1 — protein MKGELSLLFSFLLLLLPFSFSSSSPNDTHSLTLFRLQTDAHGTLLTNWTGTSACSPGGATWAGVKCSASGRVVSLALPSHSLRGPITSLSLLDQLRVLDLHDNRLNGSILSLTNCTNLKLLYLAGNDFSGEIPPEISLLKRLLRLDLSDNNIRGVIPDGLSNLTRLLTLRLQNNELSGQIPDLSKSLPLLRELNLSNNELYGRLPDNILKKFGDRIFSGNEGICGSSPLPACSFTGNIPADMSSQTVPSNPSSMPQTPLVFKEKSQSHKGLSPGAIVAIVVANCVALLVVTSFIVAYYCGRDRNASSKVGSESGKARRSGSSYGSEKRVYANGGNDSDGTNATDRSRLVFFDTRQQFELEDLLRASAEMLGKGSLGTVYKAVLDDGCTVAVKRLKDANPCARKEFEQYMDVIGKLKHQNIVRFRAYYYAKEEKLLVYDYLPNGSLHSLLHGNRGPGRIPLDWTTRISLVLGAARGLAKIHEEYSTSRIPHGNLKSSNVLLDKNGVACISDFGLSLLLNPVHAIARMGGYRAPEQAEIKRLTQKADVYSFGVLLLEVLTGRAPSQYPSPTRPRIEEDEQAVDLPKWVRSVVKEEWTAEVFDQELLRYKNIEEELVSMLHVGLACVVPQPEKRPTMLEVVKMIEDIRVEQSPLGEDYDESRTSLSPSLATTEDGLGGY, from the exons ATGAAAGGAGaactttctcttctcttctcgtttcttcttcttcttcttcctttctctttctcctcTTCATCTCCAAACGACACGCATTCCCTCACTCTCTTCCGCCTCCAAACTGACGCTCACGGCACTCTTCTTACCAACTGGACTGGCACGTCCGCCTGTTCTCCAGGTGGCGCCACCTGGGCAGGTGTCAAATGCTCTGCTTCAGGCCGTGTTGTTTCACTTGCTCTTCCCTCTCATTCGCTTCGTGGACCCATTACTTCACTTTCTCTTCTTGATCAACTTCGTGTTCTCGATCTTCATGATAACCGTTTAAACGGCTCTATTTTGTCTCTTACTAATTGTACTAATCTTAAGCTTCTTTACCTTGCTGGTAATGACTTCTCTGGTGAGATACCACCAGAGATCTCATTGCTCAAAAGGTTACTGCGTTTGGATTTGTCAGATAACAACATTCGCGGCGTAATTCCTGATGGTTTGAGTAACTTGACCAGGTTGTTAACTCTCAGGTTACAAAACAATGAACTCTCTGGTCAAATCCCCGACCTTTCCAAGTCACTTCCCTTACTAAGAGAACTGAACCTTTCAAATAATGAACTGTATGGACGGTTACCAGATAATATCTTGAAGAAATTCGGTGACAGGATCTTTTCCGGGAATGAAGGAATATGCGGGTCGAGCCCGTTGCCTGCATGTTCTTTTACAGGAAATATACCGGCTGATATGTCGTCTCAGACGGTCCCGTCTAACCCAAGCTCAATGCCGCAAACACCGCTGgtgtttaaagaaaaatctcagTCACATAAAGGGTTAAGCCCTGGAGCTATAGTGGCAATTGTAGTAGCCAATTGTGTTGCGCTTTTGGTTGTGACTTCATTTATAGTTGCATACTATTGTGGGAGAGATAGAAATGCCAGTTCTAAAGTGGGTAGTGAGAGTGGAAAGGCAAGGAGGAGCGGAAGTAGCTATGGAAGTGAAAAAAGAGTGTACGCAAATGGGGGCAATGATAGTGATGGCACAAATGCTACTGATAGAAGTAGGCTCGTTTTCTTTGATACGAGGCAGCAGTTTGAGCTTGAAGATTTGCTGCGCGCATCGGCAGAGATGCTTGGGAAAGGAAGTCTAGGGACTGTTTATAAGGCAGTGCTCGATGATGGATGTACAGTTGCGGTTAAGAGGTTAAAGGatgctaatccttgtgctAGGAAGGAGTTTGAGCAGTATATGGACGTTATTGGGAAGCTTAAGCATCAAAACATTGTCAGATTCAGAGCTTATTATTATGCTAAGGAAGAAAAGCTTCTTGTTTATGATTATCTTCCTAATGGAAGTCTACATTCACTTCTTCATG GGAATAGGGGTCCAGGAAGGATTCCTCTGGATTGGACTACAAGGATCAGTTTGGTGTTAGGAGCTGCTCGAGGATTAGCTAAGATTCACGAAGAATACAGTACATCAAGAATTCCTCATGGAAATCTAAAATCTTCTAATGTGCTTCTTGACAAGAATGGTGTTGCTTGCATTTCTGATTTTGGGTTGTCCCTCCTTTTGAATCCGGTTCATGCCATAGCAAGAATGGGAGGATATAGAGCACCTGAGCAGGCAGAAATCAAGAGACTCACACAAAAGGCTGATGTGTACAGTTTCGGAGTCTTGCTGTTGGAAGTTCTTACTGGAAGAGCACCTTCACAGTACCCTTCACCAACACGTCCTCGGATTGAAGAGGACGAACAGGCAGTGGATCTTCCTAAATGGGTGAGATCAGTTGTCAAGGAAGAATGGACAGCAGAAGTGTTTGATCAAGAACTTTTGAGGTACAAGAACATTGAAGAGGAACTTGTGTCAATGCTTCATGTCGGGTTGGCTTGTGTGGTTCCACAACCTGAAAAGAGGCCTACAATGTTAGAAGTTGTGAAGATGATTGAGGACATTAGGGTGGAACAGTCCCCTCTTGGAGAAGATTATGATGAATCTCGCACTTCCCTTTCGCCTTCACTTGCCACCACCGAAGACGGACTGGGGGGATATTGA